In the genome of Trichoplusia ni isolate ovarian cell line Hi5 chromosome 27, tn1, whole genome shotgun sequence, one region contains:
- the LOC113505890 gene encoding circadian clock-controlled protein-like codes for MNSKIAFLVFALCVAYSGAGVAPFIKKCKSEDSKCLKEVTQATIPIFTAGLPELGVQRLDPFYMKTLDASSPGLSLKLWDVNGTGLKDCIAKKVQRDVSKSKLIVKLQCTVDFVAKYEMNGRLLVLPIEGKGDAHVVLRKVVITADVDMGDKIGKDGEKHWKVKSFRHTYDLKDESTIELENLFNGNEVLGRAARDLIKSSSNEIVKEVGPPIVKAIVSKIVDTVDHFFQNVPASELSLD; via the exons TGCATTTTTAGTGTTTGCTTTGTGCGTAGCGTATTCCGGTGCCGGTGTTG CTCCGTTCATCAAAAAATGCAAATCCGAAGACTCGAAATGCCTCAAGGAAGTGACGCAAGCCACGATCCCGATCTTCACAGCTGGTCTTCCTGAACTTGGAGTACAGAGGCTGGACCCTTTCTACATGAAGACCTTGGACGCCAGCTCACCTGGACTCTCCCTGAAACTGTGGGACGTCAATGGAACTGGGCTAAAGGATTGCATTGCCAAGAAAGTCCA GCGTGATGTGAGCAAATCAAAACTGATCGTGAAACTCCAGTGCACTGTTGACTTCGTCGCAAAGTACGAGATGAACGGCCGTCTTCTTGTCTTGCCTATTGAAGGAAAGGGAGATGCTCACGTTGTTCTGA GGAAGGTTGTGATCACCGCTGATGTTGACATGGGAGACAAGATTGGCAAAGATGGTGAGAAACACTGGAAAGTAAAGAGCTTCAGACACACCTATGACCTTAAGGATGAGTCCACCATTGAGTTGGAGAACCTGTTCAATGGAAACGAAGTTCTTG GCCGTGCTGCCCGCGATCTGATCAAGTCAAGCAGCAACGAAATCGTCAAGGAAGTCGGACCCCCCATCGTCAAAGCCATCGTCTCCAAAATCGTCGACACCGTTGATCACTTCTTCCAAAATGTTCCTGCTAGCGAATTGTCTCTTgactaa